One genomic window of Desmospora activa DSM 45169 includes the following:
- the carB gene encoding carbamoyl-phosphate synthase large subunit yields the protein MPKDPSLKKILVIGSGPIVIGQAAEFDYAGTQACQSLQEEGIEVVLINSNPATIMTDTDIADQVYIEPMTPEFVTQVIRKERPDGLLPTLGGQTGLNLAVKLAQSGVLEREGVRLLGTELEAITCAEDRDRFRSLMQEIEEPVPESAIVHSIEEAVDFSRVAGFPLIVRPAYTLGGSGGGIASTEEELREIVDNGIRYSPIGQCLIEESIAGWKEVEYEVMRDAADNAIVVCNMENFDPVGVHTGDSIVFAPTQTLSDRDHQMLRSSALKIIRSLDIRGGCNVQFALDTNSFQYHVIEVNPRVSRSSALASKATGYPIARIAAKIAIGYTLDELTNPVTGQTSACFEPTLDYVVSKIPRWPFDKFTTANRKLGTQMKATGEVMAIGRTLEESLLKAVRSLELGLDHVQLPEAETMTRDELQQRLHVPDDERLFLVAEWLRRGESLQELQQLTQIDPFFLSKLENIIRLERELAAAQSLTKDRLYQAKRAGFTDAAIARITDRVEQDVTRLRKDWSIRPVYKIVDTCAAEFEAATPYYYSTYEEEDEGKAGKKPTVLVLGSGPIRIGQGVEFDYATVHAIRAIREAGLEAVIINNNPETVSTDYNISDRLYFEPLTTEDVLHVIEKEKPMGVIVQFGGQTSLNLARDLKEVGIPILGTPLEEIDRAEDREKFERLLQQLHIPQPPGVAVTSVEEAVDAAQELGFPVLVRPSYVLGGRAMEIVYSVEELRSYMDAAVKVNPRHPVLIDRYLRGREIEVDAIADGKEVLVPGIMEHIERAGVHSGDSIAVYPPQTVTAEQKQRLVTMTAEIARALNTKGLINIQYVLHKGEIYVLEVNPRASRTVPFLSKVTGVPMAQIATRIMLGESLADQKYPHGLWPENGDVAVKAPVFSFAKLRRVDVTLGPEMKSTGEVMGRDRDYARAVYKGLLAAGVSLPRFGTVVTTISDKEKEEALPLIHQFHRLGYQIVATTGTADLLESEGIPVTRVNKLKEGSPHILDWIRQGKADLVVNTWTRGKTPERDGFRIRREAVEHGIACLTSLDTVEALLTTLASIYLTAEPIGRPLQTTDAQEVLV from the coding sequence ATGCCTAAAGATCCATCGCTAAAAAAAATATTAGTGATCGGCTCTGGTCCCATTGTGATCGGTCAAGCGGCGGAATTTGACTATGCTGGTACCCAAGCCTGCCAATCACTGCAGGAAGAGGGCATCGAGGTGGTGTTGATCAACAGCAACCCCGCCACTATTATGACGGATACCGATATAGCAGATCAGGTTTATATTGAACCGATGACACCGGAGTTTGTCACCCAGGTGATCCGCAAAGAGCGTCCGGATGGGCTGCTTCCCACTTTAGGCGGGCAAACCGGCCTCAACCTGGCGGTAAAGCTGGCTCAATCTGGTGTGTTGGAGCGGGAAGGGGTACGCCTGTTGGGTACGGAGCTGGAGGCGATCACCTGCGCAGAAGACCGGGATCGCTTCCGCAGCCTGATGCAAGAGATCGAAGAGCCGGTACCGGAGAGTGCGATTGTCCATTCCATCGAGGAAGCGGTTGATTTCTCCCGCGTCGCCGGTTTTCCCCTGATTGTACGTCCCGCTTATACCCTGGGCGGAAGTGGTGGCGGCATCGCCTCAACAGAAGAAGAGCTGCGGGAAATCGTCGACAACGGCATTCGCTATAGCCCTATCGGTCAATGTCTGATTGAAGAAAGCATCGCCGGATGGAAAGAAGTGGAGTATGAGGTGATGCGAGATGCGGCGGATAATGCCATCGTCGTCTGTAATATGGAAAACTTTGACCCGGTTGGGGTGCATACTGGTGACAGCATTGTGTTTGCCCCAACGCAAACCTTATCGGATCGGGATCATCAGATGCTACGCAGTTCTGCTCTCAAAATTATCCGCTCCCTCGATATTCGCGGTGGCTGCAATGTTCAGTTTGCCCTCGATACTAACAGCTTCCAATACCATGTGATTGAAGTTAATCCGCGGGTGAGCCGCTCGAGTGCTCTTGCCTCCAAAGCGACAGGTTATCCCATCGCCCGGATTGCGGCTAAAATTGCCATCGGTTATACCTTGGACGAATTGACCAACCCGGTTACTGGTCAAACATCCGCCTGTTTTGAACCGACCCTGGATTATGTGGTCAGCAAGATTCCGCGCTGGCCTTTTGATAAATTTACTACGGCAAACCGCAAACTGGGAACACAGATGAAGGCTACCGGGGAAGTGATGGCGATTGGGCGTACCTTGGAGGAGTCACTGTTAAAAGCGGTCCGCTCCCTTGAATTAGGCTTGGATCATGTGCAACTGCCTGAGGCGGAAACAATGACCCGTGATGAGCTGCAACAACGGTTACACGTTCCCGACGATGAACGTCTCTTCCTAGTGGCGGAGTGGCTGCGTCGGGGCGAATCGTTGCAGGAGTTACAGCAATTGACCCAGATCGATCCCTTTTTCCTAAGTAAGCTGGAAAACATCATCCGACTGGAGCGGGAACTGGCTGCTGCACAATCGCTGACGAAAGATCGTTTGTATCAAGCAAAGCGAGCCGGTTTTACCGATGCGGCCATCGCCCGTATCACGGATAGGGTGGAACAGGATGTAACCCGCCTACGCAAGGATTGGTCAATCCGACCCGTCTACAAAATCGTCGATACTTGTGCGGCGGAATTTGAGGCGGCTACTCCTTACTACTACTCCACTTATGAAGAAGAAGACGAAGGAAAGGCCGGGAAAAAGCCGACGGTATTGGTGTTAGGGTCCGGCCCCATTCGTATCGGCCAAGGGGTGGAGTTTGATTACGCTACAGTGCATGCGATCCGGGCAATCCGGGAAGCGGGACTAGAAGCGGTGATTATCAACAATAATCCGGAGACGGTTTCAACGGACTATAACATTTCCGATCGCCTTTATTTTGAGCCCTTGACGACGGAAGATGTGTTACACGTGATTGAGAAAGAGAAGCCGATGGGTGTGATTGTCCAGTTTGGCGGGCAGACCTCGCTTAATCTGGCTCGGGATTTAAAGGAAGTGGGCATTCCCATCTTAGGCACGCCGCTGGAGGAAATTGACCGGGCGGAGGATCGGGAGAAATTTGAACGCTTACTGCAACAACTCCATATTCCGCAGCCGCCGGGAGTGGCGGTTACGTCGGTGGAAGAAGCGGTGGATGCTGCCCAGGAGTTAGGTTTTCCAGTGTTGGTTCGCCCCTCTTATGTGTTGGGGGGAAGGGCGATGGAGATCGTCTACAGCGTAGAGGAGCTACGCTCTTATATGGATGCCGCTGTCAAGGTGAATCCGCGCCACCCCGTTCTGATCGATCGTTATCTGCGTGGGCGTGAGATCGAGGTGGACGCGATCGCCGATGGCAAAGAGGTGCTGGTACCTGGAATTATGGAGCATATTGAGCGAGCCGGGGTTCATTCCGGTGATTCCATCGCCGTCTATCCGCCGCAAACGGTAACAGCGGAACAAAAACAGCGGCTGGTGACGATGACGGCAGAAATCGCCCGTGCCCTTAACACCAAAGGATTGATCAATATCCAGTATGTCTTGCACAAAGGTGAAATCTACGTGCTGGAGGTGAATCCTCGTGCCTCCCGTACCGTTCCTTTCCTCAGTAAGGTGACTGGGGTTCCGATGGCACAAATCGCTACCCGTATCATGCTGGGAGAAAGTTTGGCCGACCAGAAATATCCCCACGGGTTATGGCCGGAAAATGGCGATGTAGCCGTCAAAGCGCCGGTCTTCTCCTTTGCCAAACTACGTCGGGTTGATGTGACACTGGGACCGGAGATGAAATCGACAGGAGAAGTGATGGGACGTGATCGCGATTATGCTCGTGCCGTCTATAAAGGCTTACTGGCGGCGGGGGTATCGTTGCCGCGTTTTGGCACGGTGGTAACCACGATCAGCGATAAAGAAAAAGAAGAAGCGCTGCCCTTGATCCATCAATTTCATCGCTTAGGCTATCAGATCGTTGCCACTACGGGAACAGCGGATCTGTTGGAGTCGGAAGGAATCCCGGTTACCCGGGTAAACAAACTAAAAGAAGGCTCTCCTCATATCCTGGATTGGATTCGCCAAGGAAAAGCGGATCTGGTAGTCAATACCTGGACTCGAGGAAAGACGCCGGAACGGGACGGCTTCCGTATTCGGCGAGAAGCGGTGGAGCATGGCATCGCTTGCTTAACTTCCCTTGACACAGTAGAAGCCCTCCTAACTACACTGGCGTCGATTTATCTGACGGCGGAGCCGATCGGTCGCCCGCTACAAACGACGGATGCGCAAGAGGTATTGGTATGA
- the carA gene encoding glutamine-hydrolyzing carbamoyl-phosphate synthase small subunit — protein sequence MRAKLLLEDGSKWEGISFGAEGESMGEVVFNTGMTGYQEVLTDPSYCGQIVTMTYPLIGNYGINRHDIESRRPFVHGFIVREQAEAPSHWRSERSIGHWLKEYELLGLAGIDTRQLTRRIRVHGTMKGILSTKEESWDALAERLDRQALMQDQVARVSTQSIHTAPSYGPRVVLMDFGAKYGLQRELARRGCDVVVVPHHTTAEEIERLRPDGILLSNGPGDPKDVPHAIRTVASLLGRYPLFGICLGHQLFALACGADTEKMKFGHRGSNHPVKELASGRTWITSQNHGYAVRNESLTGTPLKLTHVALNDGTCEGLEHQELQAFSVQFHPEAAPGPHDSESLFDRFVAGLQPDSSLREGGNIHA from the coding sequence ATGCGCGCAAAATTGTTGTTGGAAGACGGAAGCAAATGGGAAGGCATTTCTTTTGGAGCCGAAGGGGAATCGATGGGGGAAGTTGTTTTTAACACTGGTATGACGGGTTATCAGGAGGTACTGACCGATCCCTCTTATTGCGGTCAGATAGTGACCATGACGTATCCCTTGATCGGAAACTACGGCATCAACCGCCATGATATTGAATCCCGTCGCCCGTTTGTACACGGATTTATCGTGCGGGAGCAGGCGGAAGCGCCCAGCCATTGGCGCAGTGAACGCAGTATCGGCCATTGGTTGAAAGAGTACGAACTCTTAGGCTTGGCTGGGATTGATACCCGCCAACTGACTCGTCGCATCCGTGTCCACGGCACGATGAAAGGAATTCTCTCCACCAAGGAGGAGTCGTGGGATGCCTTGGCTGAACGCCTGGATCGGCAAGCGCTGATGCAGGATCAAGTCGCCCGTGTCAGTACCCAGAGCATTCATACCGCTCCCAGTTACGGGCCGCGTGTAGTGCTGATGGACTTTGGCGCCAAATACGGATTGCAACGGGAGTTGGCCCGACGTGGTTGCGATGTGGTGGTGGTTCCCCATCACACCACCGCAGAAGAGATTGAGCGTCTACGCCCAGATGGAATTCTGCTTTCCAATGGACCAGGAGATCCCAAGGATGTTCCTCATGCTATCCGCACGGTGGCATCGCTGTTGGGGCGGTACCCGTTGTTTGGAATTTGTCTGGGGCATCAATTGTTTGCCCTTGCTTGTGGAGCGGATACGGAAAAGATGAAATTTGGTCATCGCGGCAGCAACCATCCGGTAAAAGAGCTAGCCAGCGGTCGTACCTGGATCACCTCTCAGAATCACGGCTATGCTGTTCGCAACGAATCGCTTACGGGAACACCGCTGAAGCTAACCCATGTCGCGTTGAATGACGGCACCTGTGAAGGTTTGGAACATCAAGAGTTACAAGCTTTCTCTGTGCAGTTTCATCCGGAGGCTGCTCCCGGTCCCCATGATTCCGAGTCGCTGTTTGATCGGTTTGTAGCGGGATTACAACCTGATTCATCCCTGCGAGAAGGAGGAAACATCCATGCCTAA
- a CDS encoding dihydroorotase, whose product MTLLKNGKVIGNGGKLSPADIRIRDGKIIAIASQLEVDPGEEVIDVKGKLIISGLIDLHIHLREPGFEQKETIATGTRAAARGGYTVVACMPNTAPVTDSPEVVERILASNRAGGSGVRVLPIAAITTGLAGDRLTDMAALKEAGAFAVSDDGVGVQSPRMMKAAMREAARLGLPLVAHCEEEDLLIPGACVHEGEFARKHNLPGIPPEAEAIHVGRDILLAEDTGVHYHVCHVSAESSVWLIREAKARGQRVTAEVSPHHLLLCDTDIPGPDPAYKMNPPLRSARDRQVLLEALKDGTIDFIATDHAPHTTEEKERPITEAPFGIVGLETAFPLLYTHLVQNGELTLAELVDKMTRIPADCFNLPWGVLKEGAVADIAVIDLEQEREIDPKTFLSKGKNTPFSGWKVQGWPVMTLVEGRVIWREDQD is encoded by the coding sequence ATGACCCTATTAAAAAATGGAAAAGTGATCGGGAATGGAGGGAAACTTTCTCCTGCCGATATTCGGATTCGGGACGGGAAAATCATAGCGATTGCTTCGCAATTGGAAGTGGACCCTGGTGAAGAAGTGATTGATGTAAAAGGAAAACTGATCATTTCTGGTTTGATCGATCTTCATATCCATCTGCGTGAACCGGGTTTTGAGCAAAAAGAGACGATTGCCACCGGTACCCGTGCAGCCGCCAGAGGTGGATATACCGTTGTCGCCTGTATGCCCAACACCGCTCCCGTTACCGACAGCCCGGAAGTGGTGGAACGCATCCTGGCCAGCAACCGTGCCGGCGGCAGCGGTGTGCGAGTACTGCCGATCGCGGCCATTACCACAGGGCTAGCTGGGGATCGCCTAACAGATATGGCGGCGTTAAAAGAAGCGGGAGCGTTTGCGGTTTCCGATGATGGGGTCGGTGTACAAAGTCCGCGTATGATGAAGGCGGCGATGCGGGAAGCCGCTCGGTTGGGGTTGCCGTTGGTGGCTCACTGCGAGGAAGAGGATCTGCTTATCCCTGGTGCCTGTGTCCATGAAGGGGAATTTGCTCGCAAACACAACTTGCCTGGAATCCCGCCGGAAGCGGAAGCGATCCATGTGGGACGGGATATCTTATTGGCGGAGGATACCGGAGTTCATTATCATGTTTGCCATGTCAGTGCAGAGTCGTCGGTGTGGCTGATCCGGGAAGCGAAGGCACGAGGGCAGCGGGTGACGGCAGAGGTAAGCCCTCATCATCTGCTGTTGTGTGATACCGACATTCCCGGACCAGACCCCGCTTATAAAATGAACCCTCCCCTGCGCAGTGCCCGGGATCGGCAGGTGCTGCTGGAGGCGTTAAAAGACGGCACCATCGATTTTATCGCGACGGATCATGCCCCACATACAACAGAAGAAAAAGAGCGCCCCATCACGGAAGCTCCCTTTGGCATTGTTGGATTAGAGACTGCTTTTCCGCTGCTTTATACCCACCTGGTACAAAATGGTGAGTTAACGCTGGCAGAATTGGTGGATAAAATGACCCGCATTCCCGCAGATTGCTTCAATTTGCCCTGGGGGGTGCTAAAAGAGGGCGCCGTCGCGGATATCGCAGTGATCGACCTGGAGCAAGAAAGGGAAATCGACCCCAAAACCTTTCTCTCCAAAGGGAAGAACACTCCTTTTTCCGGCTGGAAGGTACAGGGCTGGCCGGTGATGACCCTAGTGGAAGGGCGTGTGATTTGGCGGGAAGATCAGGATTGA
- a CDS encoding aspartate carbamoyltransferase catalytic subunit: MLKTKVGRRHLIDTDELTVEEMETLFGRAAYWRDHPEAWFQTGKGRFVANWFLEPSTRTRVSFEVAEKRLGMETIDLDGETSSTVKGESFYDTLRTLSAIGAEVVVVRHAGVGTLAEMAWENPGVSLVNAGEGNGGHPTQALLDLFTMQEHFRELKGLTVAIIGDIRHSRVARSNYWALKAFGARIILAGPESMRNPSLEENAPYLPVDEAIQQADVVMMLRVQLERHRETLFSSPDVYRHAYGLTPERLEAMQPHAVMMHPAPVNRGVEIADELVEHPRSKIFEQMANGVWIRMAVLERAIEGGRWR, translated from the coding sequence ATGTTGAAAACAAAAGTGGGTCGCCGTCATTTGATCGATACGGATGAACTGACAGTGGAAGAGATGGAAACGCTCTTTGGACGCGCTGCTTACTGGCGCGATCATCCGGAAGCCTGGTTTCAGACGGGAAAAGGGCGCTTTGTCGCCAATTGGTTTTTAGAGCCCAGCACCCGTACCCGCGTCTCCTTTGAAGTGGCGGAAAAACGGCTGGGAATGGAGACGATTGATCTCGACGGAGAAACCTCCAGCACGGTAAAGGGAGAATCTTTCTATGACACCTTGCGCACCTTGTCTGCGATCGGGGCGGAGGTGGTGGTGGTGCGCCATGCGGGGGTCGGTACACTGGCGGAGATGGCTTGGGAGAACCCAGGGGTCTCTCTGGTCAATGCTGGTGAAGGGAATGGTGGCCACCCGACACAAGCCCTCCTCGATCTGTTTACCATGCAGGAACACTTTCGGGAGTTAAAAGGGCTGACCGTAGCCATTATCGGCGATATTCGCCATAGTCGGGTGGCACGCTCCAATTACTGGGCGCTAAAAGCATTTGGAGCCCGAATCATCCTGGCAGGGCCGGAATCGATGCGGAACCCCTCCCTGGAAGAGAATGCCCCTTATCTACCGGTGGATGAGGCGATCCAACAAGCGGATGTGGTGATGATGTTACGGGTACAACTGGAACGGCATCGTGAAACTCTATTTTCATCTCCGGACGTCTATCGCCATGCATATGGCTTGACACCGGAACGGCTGGAGGCGATGCAGCCTCATGCCGTTATGATGCACCCGGCTCCCGTCAATCGCGGTGTAGAGATTGCAGATGAGTTGGTGGAACATCCACGCTCCAAGATTTTTGAACAGATGGCCAACGGGGTTTGGATTCGGATGGCGGTACTGGAACGAGCGATAGAAGGAGGAAGATGGCGATGA
- the uraA gene encoding uracil permease, which yields MAKNQIVLDVHEKPQAMKWIALSIQHLFAMFGATILVPLLTGLQPAMALLASGIGTLAYLIITRGKVPAYLGSSFAFIVPIITVSQIEGVGAALFGCLLAGVLYGVVALVIVRFGSDWLHYLLPPVVIGSVVIVIGLALAATAIDMASTQQVTQPLPDTVEEFQALPGTVEQVNEAAGTVTVKTYSLKHFSIALATLAFAVIASLFFRGFLNLIPILVGIVGGYGVAVMAGLVDFTPVQEAAWLALPTFTTPTVSWTAALVIVPVALVSLTEHIGHLMVTSNIMNRDLAKDPGLHRSILGDGVATSLAAMIGAPPNTTYGENIGVMAMTRIFSVYVIGGAAVVAILFSFVGKLSALISTIPPAVIGGVSILLFGVIASAGLRMMVEHQIDFGDKRNLVIAAVVLVIGVGGAALKFNGIHLELEGMALATVIGIVLNLILPANRDAEQEVMEQVA from the coding sequence ATGGCAAAAAACCAGATTGTCTTAGATGTTCATGAAAAACCACAAGCGATGAAATGGATCGCTCTCAGTATTCAACATTTGTTTGCGATGTTTGGTGCGACCATCCTGGTGCCGCTGTTGACCGGATTGCAGCCGGCGATGGCGCTGTTGGCTAGCGGGATCGGCACACTGGCTTATCTAATCATTACCAGGGGGAAAGTGCCTGCATACCTCGGTTCCTCTTTTGCTTTTATCGTACCGATTATTACGGTTTCCCAAATCGAAGGTGTGGGCGCTGCACTCTTTGGCTGTTTATTGGCTGGGGTGCTGTATGGAGTTGTTGCTCTGGTCATTGTGCGCTTTGGCTCGGATTGGCTTCATTATCTGTTGCCACCGGTTGTCATCGGCTCCGTCGTGATTGTGATCGGGTTGGCTCTGGCGGCGACTGCCATCGATATGGCCAGCACGCAACAGGTGACACAACCGTTGCCGGATACGGTAGAAGAGTTTCAAGCCCTTCCGGGAACAGTGGAACAGGTGAATGAAGCCGCCGGTACGGTAACAGTCAAAACATACTCGCTTAAACACTTTAGTATCGCCTTGGCCACACTGGCCTTTGCCGTTATCGCCAGCCTGTTTTTCCGCGGCTTTCTCAACCTGATACCGATTCTTGTCGGCATTGTCGGCGGGTATGGGGTAGCAGTAATGGCAGGATTGGTCGATTTTACGCCGGTTCAGGAAGCGGCATGGTTGGCGTTACCCACCTTTACGACACCGACGGTATCATGGACGGCAGCGCTGGTGATTGTGCCGGTCGCCTTGGTTTCTTTGACGGAGCATATCGGCCATCTCATGGTGACAAGCAACATCATGAACCGGGATCTGGCCAAAGATCCAGGCCTACACCGCTCCATCTTAGGTGACGGTGTTGCCACTTCGCTGGCAGCCATGATCGGTGCTCCCCCCAATACCACCTATGGTGAAAATATCGGCGTGATGGCGATGACCCGCATCTTTAGCGTCTATGTTATCGGCGGGGCAGCGGTGGTGGCGATCCTCTTCTCCTTTGTCGGCAAGTTATCCGCACTGATTTCAACAATTCCGCCGGCGGTGATCGGCGGGGTTTCGATTCTATTGTTTGGAGTGATCGCATCGGCGGGTTTACGCATGATGGTGGAACACCAAATTGACTTTGGTGATAAGCGCAATTTGGTGATTGCAGCGGTAGTATTGGTGATTGGGGTAGGCGGTGCTGCCCTCAAGTTTAATGGCATCCATTTGGAGCTGGAAGGAATGGCACTGGCCACCGTGATTGGAATTGTGCTCAACCTGATTTTGCCCGCCAACCGGGATGCTGAGCAGGAAGTGATGGAACAGGTTGCTTAA
- the pyrR gene encoding bifunctional pyr operon transcriptional regulator/uracil phosphoribosyltransferase PyrR, which translates to MQKTILDEAAIRRALTRIAHEIIERNKGVEDTVLIGIRTRGIFLAERLAERIRRIEGQDVPVGELDITLYRDDLTEKAEEPEVKTTQLPVDIHGQTVILVDDVLYTGRTVRAAMDAIIDQGRPHMIQLAVLVDRGHRELPIRADYVGKNVPTSKSEIIQVKVEEHDSADHVWIKSE; encoded by the coding sequence ATGCAAAAAACGATTTTGGATGAAGCGGCCATTCGACGAGCTTTAACCCGGATCGCCCATGAAATTATCGAACGGAATAAGGGAGTAGAAGATACGGTTTTGATCGGGATTCGCACCCGCGGCATCTTTTTGGCGGAACGCTTGGCCGAGCGCATTCGCCGTATCGAAGGACAGGATGTGCCGGTGGGGGAATTGGATATCACCTTATACCGCGACGATCTGACGGAAAAAGCGGAGGAGCCTGAGGTAAAAACGACACAGCTGCCGGTGGATATCCACGGTCAGACGGTGATCCTTGTCGATGATGTGCTCTATACCGGCCGCACGGTCCGGGCGGCTATGGATGCAATCATCGATCAGGGACGTCCACACATGATTCAGTTGGCAGTGTTGGTGGACAGAGGCCATCGCGAACTGCCGATACGGGCGGATTATGTGGGGAAAAATGTTCCCACTTCTAAGAGCGAGATCATTCAGGTGAAGGTGGAGGAGCATGACTCCGCCGACCATGTATGGATAAAAAGCGAGTAA
- a CDS encoding RluA family pseudouridine synthase, which translates to MQNDRFVVTSDTAGQRLDKFVADRKSDWSRTAVQSWIRQQRIRVDGSVVKGNHRLQAGETVEVDVPPPVEMTVDAEAIPLDIVYEDADVVVVNKPRGMVVHPAPGNPSGTLVNALLAHCDDLSGIGGVYRPGIVHRIDKDTSGLIMVAKNDMAHQSLTAQLKDHQVERRYIALVHGNVSHDQGQIEAPIGRDPRLRQRMAVEHKNGKSAITHFKVLERFPRATQIACRLETGRTHQIRVHMKYIGHPLVGDPLYSNQSHRFSIQGQALHAETLGFIHPRSGEKIRLTAPLPQDMQKLTAQLRHS; encoded by the coding sequence GTGCAAAATGATCGTTTTGTTGTTACTTCCGATACCGCCGGCCAACGACTCGATAAGTTTGTAGCTGACCGAAAATCCGACTGGTCCCGTACAGCCGTCCAATCCTGGATCCGCCAACAGAGAATCCGGGTGGACGGCTCTGTTGTAAAAGGGAATCACCGCCTGCAAGCAGGGGAGACGGTGGAGGTGGATGTACCTCCACCGGTGGAGATGACGGTGGATGCGGAAGCGATCCCGTTGGATATTGTGTATGAGGATGCCGATGTTGTGGTGGTAAACAAACCGCGTGGGATGGTGGTCCACCCAGCTCCGGGCAACCCCTCCGGCACATTGGTTAATGCGTTGTTGGCTCACTGTGATGATTTATCGGGGATTGGCGGAGTATATCGTCCGGGAATCGTCCATCGCATCGATAAGGATACCTCTGGTTTGATCATGGTCGCCAAAAACGATATGGCGCACCAATCTTTGACCGCCCAGTTGAAGGATCATCAGGTGGAACGGCGCTATATCGCTCTGGTGCATGGAAATGTTTCTCACGATCAGGGGCAGATTGAGGCTCCGATCGGGCGCGATCCCCGCTTGCGTCAACGGATGGCAGTAGAGCATAAAAACGGTAAATCTGCGATCACTCATTTTAAAGTGCTGGAGCGGTTTCCCAGGGCGACCCAGATCGCCTGTCGCCTGGAAACCGGGCGTACCCACCAAATCCGGGTGCATATGAAATATATTGGTCATCCGTTAGTGGGCGATCCTTTATACAGCAACCAATCGCATCGCTTCTCCATTCAAGGTCAAGCCTTGCATGCGGAAACGCTTGGTTTTATCCATCCTCGTTCCGGGGAGAAAATTCGGTTGACAGCGCCATTGCCGCAGGATATGCAGAAGTTGACTGCACAATTGCGTCATTCATAA
- the lspA gene encoding signal peptidase II, whose protein sequence is MRYFFITAVVLLLDQISKWFILHRMSLYESIPLWDGVFYITSHRNRGAAFGILQDQQWLFITVTSIVIVGIIVYLIRLKGREPLMGWSLALILSGAIGNLIDRVRMGEVVDFLDFRLINYPIFNVADSAIVIGVGIMIWITLRNPQAETEEQDAVVGEAGERS, encoded by the coding sequence TTGCGCTATTTTTTTATCACCGCCGTTGTGCTGTTATTGGATCAGATTAGCAAGTGGTTCATCCTGCACCGGATGAGTTTATATGAGTCGATTCCTTTGTGGGATGGCGTTTTTTATATCACCTCCCACCGCAACAGAGGTGCGGCTTTTGGGATTCTGCAGGATCAGCAGTGGTTGTTTATTACGGTGACGTCAATCGTTATCGTCGGGATTATTGTTTATTTGATCCGGTTGAAGGGGCGGGAGCCGTTGATGGGATGGTCCCTGGCACTGATTTTATCCGGGGCGATCGGCAATTTGATCGATCGAGTGCGAATGGGTGAAGTGGTGGACTTTCTCGATTTTCGCCTCATTAACTATCCGATCTTCAATGTGGCTGACTCCGCCATTGTAATCGGTGTGGGGATTATGATCTGGATCACGTTACGAAATCCTCAAGCGGAAACGGAAGAGCAGGATGCGGTCGTAGGCGAAGCGGGGGAGCGCTCTTGA
- a CDS encoding TraR/DksA C4-type zinc finger protein → MLTQEQQAKLKQHLLEEKKRLEKKLTDNHHFGLETGMNDSIGELSGYDNHPADVGTELYERGKDIALNEESEVQLEEVEMALLRMEEGHYGICAVCGMEIPYERLEAVPETAYCIEHQRERDISNRRPAEEDVTRPPFGRDFLEGKEHKRVSWDGEDAWQDVERYGTSNPPDFQRDGENYNELGVEPDERRGYVDDVEAVALADLDGRPTEQTAAINRGEASRRLEEDEEEKRAPERD, encoded by the coding sequence ATGTTGACACAAGAGCAACAGGCAAAATTAAAACAACACCTGCTGGAAGAAAAGAAGCGCCTCGAAAAAAAGCTGACAGATAACCACCACTTTGGTTTGGAAACCGGGATGAACGATTCCATCGGGGAATTGTCCGGTTATGATAATCATCCCGCCGATGTGGGAACAGAGTTGTATGAACGTGGAAAAGATATCGCGTTAAATGAAGAGAGTGAAGTTCAATTGGAAGAAGTGGAGATGGCGCTGTTGCGCATGGAGGAAGGTCATTATGGGATTTGTGCTGTCTGTGGAATGGAGATTCCCTATGAACGACTAGAAGCGGTACCGGAGACAGCCTACTGTATCGAGCATCAGCGAGAACGCGATATCTCCAACCGGCGTCCGGCGGAGGAGGATGTGACACGTCCACCGTTTGGACGCGATTTCTTAGAGGGGAAAGAGCATAAGCGCGTATCTTGGGATGGAGAAGATGCATGGCAGGATGTAGAACGATACGGAACATCCAACCCTCCCGATTTTCAGCGTGACGGCGAGAATTACAATGAATTGGGAGTAGAACCCGATGAACGGCGGGGCTATGTCGATGATGTGGAAGCGGTGGCACTGGCGGATTTGGATGGACGGCCGACGGAGCAAACCGCTGCGATTAACCGCGGGGAAGCATCCCGACGCTTAGAGGAGGATGAAGAGGAGAAACGGGCGCCGGAGCGGGATTGA